GGCAGGCCGCTCCGGTCGCTGAAATCCCCAGCATCGCCCCATCGTTGTAGGCGCAGACGTTTCGCATAGGGGGCGCCTGCAACCCCCGCTCGCTCACCAGCAGCAGGGGCTGCTCGACGTGCCACTGTGGCTGCCATTGCTGCCCGTCCCAGGCGGCACTCACGCGCTGCCCCTCGCTGCTGCGGAACACCGCATGCAGCGCCGCGCCCTCGCCCGAGGGCCCGGGGCCGGTCGCCAGCGCTTCGACACCCCACCCTTCGTTGCTGCCCGGCATCCGCACGGGGCAGCCTATGCGCTTCACCTCGATCTCGCCGGAGGATGCCTGCGCCGCGCGCAGATCGCCCTGGTAGAGATGCCCCTGCTGATCGCGCACGAACAGCGTGCGGCCGTCCGGCGCCAGCGCGAAGTCCTGCGCGCGTGCCCGCGTGACGGGCTGGTCCGGCTTGCCGAGCTGCACCGGCTCGAATGCCGGCCTGCCGTCGGCGAGCTGCAGCCGGATCGGCCGGGCAACAGCCCCGGGTCGATCCGGCCGCCGCAGTTGCCCTTGCCCGTCCAGCGCGAGCGGCTTGCCGGCCGCGTCCATCCGCACGGCCGGGAACCGCTCCAGCCCCGCCACTTCGTGCGCCTGCACACCGCCGGCGTCGAGCTTGAGCAGCGTCGAGCCCGACCTCGCCCAAGCCTCGCCGTCCAGTTGCCGGCCCAGCAGGGTGAGCGGGGCCTGTCCCTTGCCCGGCAGGGGATGCGGCGTCCACTGCGCCTGCCGCATGTCCCACCGATAAAGCTGCCCATGGTGCTCGCGCCACAGTGCGCCATCCGGCGAGCCACCGAGGTTGGCCAGCAGGCCGATCGGCGGCGGGCAGACGCCCTGCTTCATCGCGGAATGCGCCGGCAGGACGATGGCCGGGAGGCTCTTGCCGTGCATGGCGACCCAGTACCGCACGCCATGCTTTTGGTAGTCGATCAGGTAGCCGCCGGTCGCGGGGTCCCAGTTCACGCCCGTCGCGCGGTTGTCGCGCAGGTTCAGCAGCCGCTCCAGCTGGTGCGCCTGTTCGCTGTCCTGCTTGGCGTCGCGGGCCTTGACCCGGATCTTGCCCTTCTTGAGCGTCAGATCGAACAGCGGCGTGTGGAGCAGCGGTGCGGGGCTGCCAGCCACAGCGACCGGCGCAGCCTTGACCGACGCGCATTTCCGTTCTTCCGCGATCGGAGGCACTTGGTGGACGGATTCAGCCGTGGATGCCTGACCAGGCTCAGCGTTGAACAACTCCAGCAAGGTCGACTTGCCACGCTCGCGCGTATCCGCTGTCCGGACGGGGCTGCCCCGCTCCGCCAGGGGTTTCGGCTGGCCAGCGATGCCCGGCTCCGCCGCCCTGCGCGAGCGGGAGACAAGGCCCGCCAGCAAACCAGCCGAGCACCTGGCACCCTTTTTCCGGGATCCGGGTTGAGGCTGGGTAGACAATAGGGTTGCATCCTTTGCCGTCCTGCCGGTGAAGCAGGTCGGCAAATATCTCCTGATGTTCATATTGCACCTTGTTTTAGATTGAATGAATGTGCAACGAATACCACCGCCCTCATGACATCCGATTCAGGGCCTGAATCCATAACGATGATCCGTATACGCCGGGTTTAAAACTGATATATATGAAATCGATTATCCGATTCTCTCCGGCTGGATCGGCGCGCAAGACGACGCGGCACGCCGATTCTCATCGGCATGCCGGAAAAGCTTCGATCGACTGAAACCCCGCGGGCGTGAGACTTGGCGCGGCTGCGCCATCGCCCGGTATCCGTGCACATGGCCGGCATCGGACCCTGGCATGCACGATCCGCCTCGCGGTCAAATCAATGCAATGCCGTCCAACTCCGGTTCATTCAGCGTAGGCGCCGCCCTTCGCATTCAATAACATCGACCCGGAGTAATGTATCCAAAAACGAATCCGGGAATCATAATAAGCGACGAAAACGAAACCACTTGCAAAGGAAACACCCAGTGATTTCATCAACACCACTTCCAAAATTCCCCATCAGAATTAAAAAAAGAAAATTTAAAAAAGATTTCCATCACCCACGGCCGGCGAAAGCGGGACCGATGTCACCGCCCCCGGCCGCGGACATCAGACCGCTTGCTGGGCCAGCACCTCCCGCACGCGCGCCGCGCTGCCGAGCGGCAACACGCGGCGCGCAAGCGCTCGGCAATCCTCGAAGTCGAGCCGGGACAGCGCGGCCTTGACCGAGGCGATCGCCGGCACGCTCACCGACAGCTCATCCACGCCCAGCCCGACGAGCAGCGGCACCGCCGCCAGATCCGAAGCCAGCGCCCCGCAGACCCCGACCCACTTGCCGTGGGCATGCGCGCCTTCCACCGTCAGCGCGATCATCCGGAGCACCGCCGGGTGCAGGGCATCGACCTTCGATGCCAGCCCGGCATGCCCGCGGTCGATGGCCAGCGTGTACTGCGTGAGGTCGTTGGTCCCGATGGAGAAAAAGTCCACTTCCTGCGCCAGCGCCTCGACAATCGCCACCGCGGCCGGCACTTCGATCATCAGGCCGATCTTGACGGAAGCCGGATACCTGGCCTGCTCTTCGCGCAGGATGCGCTTGGCGACCAGCACCTCGTCGAGATCGGACACCATGGGAAACATGATGTGCAGATTGCCGCCAGGCGCCGCCCGCAGCATCGCGCGCAGTTGGCTGCGGAAAAGCTCGGGATAGGCTAGGCTCACTCGGATGCCGCGCAGGCCGAGAAACGGATTCTCTTCCTTCGGCAGCGGCAGGTAGCGCAGCGGCTTGTCGCCGCCGATATCGAGCGTGCGCGCAATCAGCGGCCGCTCGGGGCCAAGCGCGGCGGCCACGGCCTGGTAGGCGGCGGCCTGCTCGTTCTCGTCGGGCGGCGCCGCGCGGTCTTCGAACAGGAATTCCGAGCGCAGCAGCCCCACGCCCTCCCCGCCCGCGGCAACGGCCTCGCGGGCTTCAGCGGCATCCCGCACGTTTGCCACGACTTCCACGCGATGCCCGTCTCGGGTGCGGCCGGGGCGATGCGCGGTCTGCTGGTCGACTTGCTCCTGCTGGCGTGCGGCGGCCTGGCGGCGCTCCACCTCGGCTCGCAGCGCGGGATCGGGGTCGGCCTGCAGCACGCCGGCCGTACCGTCGAGCACGGCGAGTGTGCCATCCTGTAGCAACAGGGCCTGCGCGGGTACGCCGCAGACCGCCGGAATCCCCATCGAGCGGGCCAGGATCGCCACATGGCTGGTCGGCCCGCCGGACACCGTGCACAGGCCGGCGACCTTGCTGCGGTCCATGGTGATGGTGTCGGAAGGCGTCAGGTCATCGGCGATGATGATCGAACGCTCAGGCAGGCTGCGCGGGCGCGGGGTGGCGCCCGTCAGCACGGTCAGCACGCGCGCGCTGACATCGCGCACGTCCGCCGCGCGCTCGCGCACCTGGGCGTTCGCATGCTGGCGCAGGCCCTGCTCCACGGCCTCGCAGGCCAGGTGCCACGCACTCTCCGCGCTGGCGCCGCTGCGCAGGCGGGTCTCGGCCGCCTCGACCAGCATCGGGTCTTCGAGGAAGGTGAGATGCGCATCCATGATCTGGGCTTGTGGCGCATCGGGCAACGTGTCGGCCAGCGCCAGCGACTTGATCTGGCTGGCGGCGATCTGCAAGGCGGCATGCAATCGCGCGTGCTCCTGCTCGAACGGGCCGCCGGTTTCATCGAACGTCGGCGCGATGCCGCTCCAGCGTACGATCCGGCCGACGGCCAGCCCCGGCGATGCGCCAACGCCGCAGAACAACCCGCCGGCCTGCGACGGCGCGAGGGCCGCGGGCCGGCTGTGCGGGATGGGCGCCGCGGTCTGCGCCGAGGGGGCCATTGCCGCACCGGCCGATTCACCGCATCCGTTGCGCAGCAGCTCGGCCAGCACGGCCAGCGCCTGTGCGGCGTCGTTGCCGCAACCGCTCAGGCGGACCTCGTCGCCGCACCGCGTCGCCAGCGCCATGACCGCCACCGCCGACTTCGCATCGGCCTGTTGCTGGCCGCACGATAGCGTGATGCGCGCCGCGAACGCACGCGCCTCGCTGGCCAACCGCGCTGCGGGACGGGCATGCAGCCCGGCCGGATTCGGCAGCACGATGGGCGGCGAGTGCAGCAAAGCGTCCTCCTGTGCTTGCACCGGCTCGCCGCTGATTTCGACTGCGGCCTCCAGATGGAGAATCAGCAACTCGCTCAGGCCGGCTTCGACGCTTCCCGCGGCCTTGTCCATCTGCCGCACCCGTTCGCCGCCGTTGACAACGACGATCTCCGTGAGCGTGGACGCCTTCGCCGCCACGTGGGCCGCATCGAAACGCAGCAGCGGCTGCCCGGCGCGAACGGTATCGCCCTTGCCGACCAGCGCCTCGAACCCCTGCCCCGCCAGCAGTACGGTATCGAGCCCCACATGCACCATGATCTCCACGCCGCAGGCGTGGGCAATCACCAGCGCGTGGCGCGCCTCGTGGAAATCGATCACCCGACCGTCGATCGGCGCCAGCACGAGGTCCGTCGCGGGATCGATCGACAGGCCGTCGCCCACCATTTTTTGCGCGAACGCCGGATCGGGAACGGCTTCGATCGGGACCACCCTGCCGGACAGCGGGGCCAACACCCTCAGTTGCAAATGCCTGCTCGACATAACCTGCTCCTTGAATGCTGAAAACCTGAAAAACGTGGAGATGATGGTGCGGCGGCGCTCACCACCAGCTCTCCAACTGGATCCCGTACAGATTGGTGGAGCGGCGCCCGGCCGACCACGCGCCCCATTGCGCGCCCTGGGCCGTCAGCGCCGCGTCGTTCCACTCGACCCGGGTGGCGTAGATCCGCAGTTCCGGCCGGCTCATCAGCCCCGGCCCGGTGCTCAGCGCCGCCGCCACGGTGTATTTGTCGAGACGCTGCAGCGGGCCACCGTTGACCCGCAGGGTCGTCCGGCCGACCTCGGACAGCAGCTTGAGATAAGGCATCACCGCGTACGAGACGCGCCCGCCGATCGAGGTGCCGGTGCTGCCCCCGCTGCCGTGCTCGTTCAGCCCGCGCTGATAGACCGCCAAGGCCTGGCCGCCGAACCGGCCGGCCTGCCAGTTCACGGAATCGATCAGGCGCACGCTGTGGGTACCGGTCGGGCTGTTCAGCGTGCCGAAGCCGGTCTCCAGGGAGGCATAGCCTGTGCTGCCCTGCACCCAGACGGAATTGGTCACGGATGGCAGCGGGAAGTTGGGCGTGTCGTACTTGAGCGTCAGCGCGCCGCCGCCGTTACCGCCCGGAAACTCGCCGTGCATCACTTCGCCGATGACGCGCAGCCGGTCCGTCCGCGTGACCGGGATGTTGTAGAAGTCGACGTTCAGGCGCGTCGCGTCCCGCCGGTTGTCGGTGGGGCTGAAGCGCTGGCCGCTGCGCAGCACGCTGACGCCCAGCCGGGCCTGATCGCCGACCGGGATGTTGGTCGCGCCGATCCCCGTGTCGATGGTCGGGCCGCCGACGCTGTAGAAAAAATGGTCGACGATGTGCACATCTTCGCGCTCGATGTAGCGCTTGCCCGCCCAGAAGATGGCTGCGGGTGAGAATGCATAGCCGCTGGTGGTCACATACGCTTCCTTGGTCACGTACATGCCCTGGTCCCCCAGGCCGCGGAAGTTGGCTTGGCCGTTCCAGTAGGTGCCCGTGAACGCGGCCGCCCAGGTGATCCCGCCCGGCAGTTGGAAGGTCTTCCTCAGGCCGGCCTCGAGATAGGTATCGCCCTCATTGCCGAGCCGGAACAGTTCCGCACCGCTGCCGAGCGCGTACTTGTTGACGCCGCCGGTGTCGGTCTGGCGTTCCGAGACCGCGCCCACGCGCAGGTAGCCGTTGAACTCCAGGCCGTTGCCGAGGTCCATCGCCCGGGCCTCCGTGACCAGCCACGCAGGCATCATTGCGATCAGTGTGCTGATCGTCTTCTTCATGTCTCTCTCCGCCTTCTTTTTTCTTGGTGGGATGAAATCGGGGTGCGGATCTCACCGCGTCAGCCGGTCCTCCAACGGCCACACATGGATGTCATGCAGGGTCACCGCCT
The nucleotide sequence above comes from Ralstonia solanacearum K60. Encoded proteins:
- the ptsP gene encoding phosphoenolpyruvate--protein phosphotransferase, yielding MSSRHLQLRVLAPLSGRVVPIEAVPDPAFAQKMVGDGLSIDPATDLVLAPIDGRVIDFHEARHALVIAHACGVEIMVHVGLDTVLLAGQGFEALVGKGDTVRAGQPLLRFDAAHVAAKASTLTEIVVVNGGERVRQMDKAAGSVEAGLSELLILHLEAAVEISGEPVQAQEDALLHSPPIVLPNPAGLHARPAARLASEARAFAARITLSCGQQQADAKSAVAVMALATRCGDEVRLSGCGNDAAQALAVLAELLRNGCGESAGAAMAPSAQTAAPIPHSRPAALAPSQAGGLFCGVGASPGLAVGRIVRWSGIAPTFDETGGPFEQEHARLHAALQIAASQIKSLALADTLPDAPQAQIMDAHLTFLEDPMLVEAAETRLRSGASAESAWHLACEAVEQGLRQHANAQVRERAADVRDVSARVLTVLTGATPRPRSLPERSIIIADDLTPSDTITMDRSKVAGLCTVSGGPTSHVAILARSMGIPAVCGVPAQALLLQDGTLAVLDGTAGVLQADPDPALRAEVERRQAAARQQEQVDQQTAHRPGRTRDGHRVEVVANVRDAAEAREAVAAGGEGVGLLRSEFLFEDRAAPPDENEQAAAYQAVAAALGPERPLIARTLDIGGDKPLRYLPLPKEENPFLGLRGIRVSLAYPELFRSQLRAMLRAAPGGNLHIMFPMVSDLDEVLVAKRILREEQARYPASVKIGLMIEVPAAVAIVEALAQEVDFFSIGTNDLTQYTLAIDRGHAGLASKVDALHPAVLRMIALTVEGAHAHGKWVGVCGALASDLAAVPLLVGLGVDELSVSVPAIASVKAALSRLDFEDCRALARRVLPLGSAARVREVLAQQAV
- a CDS encoding carbohydrate porin, which gives rise to MKKTISTLIAMMPAWLVTEARAMDLGNGLEFNGYLRVGAVSERQTDTGGVNKYALGSGAELFRLGNEGDTYLEAGLRKTFQLPGGITWAAAFTGTYWNGQANFRGLGDQGMYVTKEAYVTTSGYAFSPAAIFWAGKRYIEREDVHIVDHFFYSVGGPTIDTGIGATNIPVGDQARLGVSVLRSGQRFSPTDNRRDATRLNVDFYNIPVTRTDRLRVIGEVMHGEFPGGNGGGALTLKYDTPNFPLPSVTNSVWVQGSTGYASLETGFGTLNSPTGTHSVRLIDSVNWQAGRFGGQALAVYQRGLNEHGSGGSTGTSIGGRVSYAVMPYLKLLSEVGRTTLRVNGGPLQRLDKYTVAAALSTGPGLMSRPELRIYATRVEWNDAALTAQGAQWGAWSAGRRSTNLYGIQLESWW